The window TTCTTCATCTCACGCCCGCATAGGTATGCACATTCTCCCCACCCATACCCAAGAAGAAAGGCTGCCCACCTGGTAGCTAAAATACTAAGAGCACTTAACATCCCACTCTTCAGAACACCAAAGCCCTTACCAGGAGGACAGCCCTAATGGTGGATATTAACCTATACCATGAGCTTAGAAAACCCTGCCCGTGCGAGAGAGCTTGTGAGAAAAGTCTTAGAACAGAACAAAGAGAACGTATCAAAAACAGCAAAAGTG of the Desulfurobacteriaceae bacterium genome contains:
- a CDS encoding helix-turn-helix domain-containing protein → MSLENPARARELVRKVLEQNKENVSKTAKVLNIDRKTVRRARDGTLEDLPGNPRKSGIK